Sequence from the Salinicoccus sp. Bachu38 genome:
ATGTCACACCGAAGGACTTCAACCGTGTCGGCGCCCAGGCTGCCAAGCAGGCAGTGATGCAGCGTCTCCGCGATGCAGAGCGGGGCATCCTGTACAATGAGTTCATCGACAAGGAGGACGAGGTCATGACGGGCCTGATCGACCGTGTCGACCATCGTTTCGTCCATATCCAGCTGGGACGGACGGACGCCGTATTGAGCGAAGCCGAAAGGATGCCGAATGAGGTATACCGTCCGAATGACAGGATCAAGGTCTATGTCAACAAGGTCGAGCAGACCACGAAGGGGCCGCAGATCTTCGTGTCGAGAACGCATCCGAATCTGCTGAAGCGCCTTTTCGAAAAGGAAGTGCCTGAAATCTTCGATGGGACTGTGGAGGTCATGAGCGTTGCAAGGGAAGCCGGAGAGCGTTCCAAGATCAGCGTCCATGCCCAAAACCCTGATGTCGACGCGGTCGGTTCCTGCGTCGGGGCAAGAGGTGCCCGGGTAGAGGCGATCGTCAATGAGCTTTCAGGCGAGAAGATCGACATCGTCCTGTGGAATGAGGACCCGAGAGTATTCGTCAAGAATGCCCTCAGCCCTTCCCAGGTCGTGGATGTCATCGTGGACGAGGACAACCAGTCCACAATGGTGATCGTACCGGACAACCAGCTCTCCCTTGCCATCGGCAAAAGAGGGCAGAATGCCCGTCTGGCTGCGAAACTGACAGGGTGGAAGATTGATATC
This genomic interval carries:
- the nusA gene encoding transcription termination factor NusA, encoding MNQELLNAIEYLEKEKSIPNEVLVETIEAALLTAYKKNYSQHKNVKVDLNMENGSYRVVSRKDVVEEVEDPTAEIDLETARTVNPAYEIGDPYDEDVTPKDFNRVGAQAAKQAVMQRLRDAERGILYNEFIDKEDEVMTGLIDRVDHRFVHIQLGRTDAVLSEAERMPNEVYRPNDRIKVYVNKVEQTTKGPQIFVSRTHPNLLKRLFEKEVPEIFDGTVEVMSVAREAGERSKISVHAQNPDVDAVGSCVGARGARVEAIVNELSGEKIDIVLWNEDPRVFVKNALSPSQVVDVIVDEDNQSTMVIVPDNQLSLAIGKRGQNARLAAKLTGWKIDIKSESDAREEGVIE